The Arvicanthis niloticus isolate mArvNil1 chromosome 9, mArvNil1.pat.X, whole genome shotgun sequence genomic interval TTGCTGTGTAGGTCCTTGGGTAGGTGTAGACTTTGGGTTCTTTCAAACTGTTCCATGAGGGCTCTTGTTGTCTGGCTGTCAGAGCCAGAGAGCAGCCAGAAGATCCTCTCCATGTTGTAGGGCACCTGAACGGAGAGGCAGAAATCCTAGGCACCCTCTTTCCAACCCTTATCTAGTCCTGCCCCACCAACAGTTGGCCAGatcttttcttctccctggagGCCCACCTGAATGTCCATGGCAGATGCCAGGGTTGTTTTGACAGCCTCACACAGAGAGAAGTCTCCCTTCTGGACAGTCCTGTGAATGATGTTATTGCGGTTCACTGCCACAGCCAGACAGATTGGCAGGCCCATCTTCTGAGCAATGCACCCAGCTTGGGACAAGACAGGAAGACAAAAGGATTTttggataaaaggaaaaaattttttaaaatttgagtttaataaaaaagaaaaaaaaaggccaactTTCTGCTGTGTGAAAatgagagatgggaggagagaagagaaagagaagttggATAGTCACTGTGCCCTATTCTATGTTTCAGCCAGCTACCAGGGGCTACCATACACATAACGTTTTGTAAGTCAACCCTAGCCCAAATCCAACCGAGGTGCAGGGACTAGGTCTTTGCCTTCCAGCTTGTTTTAGGAAGGATGTCTGCTGTTCGATGCTGATGTGCAAGGCTAGTGGCCCACAAGCTTCTGGggcctctcctatctctgtcaTCTTGCTGTTGgaacactgagattacagatatgaagtaccacatctagttttatgtgggttctaaggatccaaactcaggccctcagatTTGTGTGGCCAACACCTTACCTACTAAATTCTCTCTTCAGGCCCCTACTTTTTTTTCCCCGGGGAGGGGATTGTTTTGTCAGTATCACACTTGATTTTGGAAAGCCCATTCACACTCTTATGTCACTTGATCCTCAGGGAAGCATTACAATGTTCGTCAGTGATGAAGAAAAATGGAAGCTCAGGAGGGCCCAAAGACTTAAGGTCAAACAGGTCCTTATGGAGAAATGCCAGATGGGAATGTTCTCCACAGGTGTTGCCCATGTGTTTATTTGTGCCAGGTGCTATGAAAGGCATAGCTATAGGTGACATTGCTGGAAGGTGACATGAAAGGGAAACACACTGGGTGTCACCCTCTGAGTAGTGCGGACAGTAGCCTTCCTTGCCTAGCTGCCAGCACTCTATCACCTCTATCTTCCTGTAAGAAGTCAAGCAGTCTCCTAACTTGGATGCTTTTGCCATCTTACCCACTCTGTCCCTGGTGCTTTGAGAAGCAATGGCAGGGGCAGAAATAACAGAAGCCCTAACACCATTGCCTccttgagagacagaaaagatgtAGACTCCAGCCTGCCTGGGCTGTCAACTTGGCTCCACTCCCAACCAGTGTGTAAACAGAAGCAAGCAAGCTTGTCTTTATCTAGTTCCTCACTCTAAAACACTAAGAACAAAACAGGTGGACCCTGGATACATCTATAGAGTCTTCTTCCGAATCTACAGAGTCAACTGACCACAAATCAAAACTATCCGAATCAGGGTATGGTGATATACGCTAtgttcccagcatttgggaagctgaggtaggagggtaGAGACTTTCAAGGCTGCCCTGAGGGCCTTAGGGCAGCCTAcattacatagtgaaaccttctcaagaaaaaaaaaattgcatctgTATTAAACACGTTGAGATTCTTTCTTACCATTATTCCCTAAAACACAATGGCCATTTAGATAACATTCGATTATTATGTTAGTTATTCGACATcatctagagatgatttaaagaaCACCAGTATATACACATAGGTTATATGCAGACAGCATGTCATTTTACATATGGGACTTGAATCTCTGCAGATTTTGGGTCTTATAACTAATTGTCTATACACAGGAGACAGCGGAGTTGTTCTAGTCCAATGAAATCACAGAAAGCGCACTTGGAACAGCATCACCTGGTGCATAGTTAAGGCTTGAGAATGTTCATTAGAATTTGGTGCCAGGACAGCACTTGTACAAAGTACAAAGTTCTTGTGCACCCTCAGTCAGACTTGTTCCTCACAGGCAGCTCTGAGCTGAGGACTTGAGTCTGAGGAACTCTTAAGCATTCAGCTAGTAAAGGGCAGAGCCAAAGCCGGACTCCTGACACCAGAGCCCTTTCTGTCTCACATGGTCCCTGAGTAGTGAGAAAACTGTGCCCTGGCACACGGTGGGCATCCCTGGAGCTGGGAGTCGAGTGCAGATTTTTAGGAAAGGACACTGAGCTGTGCTTGGTGGCTGAGCCTTGAGTTCTGTCTATTAGTGGTTGTTCAAGCACAGGCGAGGGTGCAGAAACTTCCCAGGATTGAGCTCTCAATCTCTTTCTGCTTCAGGACCCTGGAATGTTCCACCCTTAGCCTCTGCAAGTTAGAaggcatcgtgtgtgtgtgtgtgtgtgtgtgtgtgtgtgtgtgtgtgtgtgtgtgtgttttgtcctCTCTAGAACAAGCAcaactttctttctctccatgttTGTAGGCAAAAATGCAACTTGAAAGACTGGATGCTTTCTGGAAAGTCCATTTGCATATCAGGGTCTCCTTACCTGCAAGATTACCCCCAGCCCCTGTCGGCACTACCACCTCCACTGTGGGTAGGGGGTGCACATCCACGGACGGTGTACACTGGAAATAAGCGAAGAAGTAGTGTGCCATCTGCACCAGGACCCGGGACCAGTTGATGGAATTCAAGCTCATCAGGTTGTGCCTCTGGACAAAGGCCACGTCAGCAAACACAGCCTTGATGGGCTCATCAAGCTCGTCACTGTTTCCTTCCACTGCCAGGGGAGACAGAAGTGGCATCTGTCAGCAGTAGAAGCCCCTGGCACTCACTCCCGCCTTTGTCGGGACCCTCCCAGACtctgcttcctctcccatctGGGTTAGCCTTTGTTTCCTTCACTTTCACATGGGTTAGTCTGGCTTCCCAGGCTCTGTATAAGCTCCTTAGGAGTTGAATCCAGGTCTCTTGTTCTTGTGACACTAAGTATTTGCCCTCACTTGGGAGAAAAGCAAGTGTGGTCAGAACCATTTCTAATGGTCTTTCATTCCATAAAATCAGATATAAAATGTCAACTTTCTGGGATACTGGAAAAAGAATTCCCCTGTATTCTAAGCCCTCACTGTTCTGCAAAGAGTATGTCTTTCACCATTCTGGAAAGAAGGTGGGACTGTTTATACAACAGAACCCTACTGGAGCTGGGGGGAAATGATCACTTCTCCCTGTGGGTGAAGTGTAGGTGTCCTGGTCCCTGTTCCTATGTGCTAGGTAAGTTTGCTTCGGCAGAAGTTCTCCCTGAAGCTAGGTGTGTACATTGGTTTAATTTATGAGGTGAATTATTGGCAAATTACCCACCAGTTTAACATATCAGCACCTCAGTCTAGCTGCCTCAGTAATTGTACCAGTATTGACCCTTATCTGATACCTGTCTCTAATTCTGCAGTTGGATCCATGCTTCAAGTAGAGGGGGTGAAGATTACAGGGGTGGGGCGAGTACCAGGACAGCTGTTACGGGTGTAAAGTGTTCTCTCCTCATCACTATAGTGCATCAAAACAGATGGGGGACGAGCTGTAACCCCGGTCAACCTGATCCAGTAGTGGTGGCCCCATTCCTTTGACCTTGCCCCATTCCTTTGCCAAACAAGTCAATCTGTGCCTGGCAAGCCCATGGAGTCAGAGTTCAGTCCAAGTTGGACATGTGAGAAGTTCAGACCACTGAGACACAGAAGGATGGGTGCTGGGGTGCTAGAGAAATGGCCACTGCTTTTAAGGAAGAACCATGGGAAAAGAGAAACGTGGTTACCTCAAGTCTTCATACTGTGACCTCAAGAGGAAGGAACCTAGAATTGGGGAGGGCAGACTGAGAAGCACTTGGGTTCCTGATCGTAATGTTGAGTCTCAGAACCAACCAAGTGACAGCCAACTCCACCCATGGATATCCCAGTGAAAGAAGCTGGAAACTCTCCTTTCAGGTAGTCTCAGTTGGATTTTCTGTtaattctagtttttaaaaaaccataatCAATAAGCATCTAGGGTCTACTAAGTACTTGATGCTTAGAAATCACACAATGGACATGGAAATCGCTACTTTTATAAACCTGGTGGCTGGGTAACGCACTTTTCTATCGATATTAAAGACACTTTGACAGGAGCAACTAGTAGAAGAAAGAGATTTGGGGGCTTGCAGTTCAGAGGGTTCGGGTCTAAGACCGTTAGAGCTATGAACATGGGAGCAAGCAGGCAGTCATGgttctggagcagtagctgagaacttatatTCTTATCCAAAAGCACAAGGCACAGACAGCTAACGGGGAATGGCTGTgggctcttgaaacctcaaagcccactccagtgACAcaactccatcaaggccacatcgaatccttcctaaacagttccagcAGTCGGGGACTAAGCAGTCAGGTATATGAGACCAagggagccattctcatttaaaccactacattCTACTCCCAGACTTCCAATGGCGTGTGGCCATATCATTAATGCAAGATGCATTTAATTCAACTTCAAAAGCCCCCATAGTCTATCAGTCTCAAGATTACTGAAAAATCCAAAGTCCAACATCTCTTCtaagactcaaggcaatctcttagcTTAACCCACtgtaaactaaacaaacaaacaaaacaacaacaacaacaaaaaaaaacccacttccaacatacaatggcatgAGCCTGGCATATACCACAttagcctggcaacctgagtttgatctctggtgCCCATATCAAGGTAGGGGGAAAGAAATGACCCACACAAAGCTGCCCTCTGATATCCACATGATCACTGTGTCATAGGCATCTCTCTCCTCACCACACAtacaataatgatgatgaatTAATAAAGTTTAaactcagcacccatgtggtccACCCCTActccttgagctcacagagagaAGACACATCTTTCCTATTAGCCCCAGAATATACACACATCCTCTTAACAGTCACACCGGAagctctaaaaagaaaaagattgtgaGCAGTATGGCTTATAAACAAACTGAACAGACCTTGTACAGAACAGAAGCACCTTAGCTCTAGTGATAATGATGACATGCTAGACTCATCAATGACCACAAAGCTGCCACTATTTACAGGTGAGTGATGTTctccagcctccagatgaagattcCACTTATGCCCTTAGACAAAAGTCCTCTGGTACATCTTAATTTTGATGCTAGGACCTAGACCCCATAACCTATAACTTGCAAGGTTGTCACACAAGAAACAGCTGGGGCCCTCAGGAGCCTGAACATTGTTCATTCAAGTCTAACAATGACCAAAGGAAAATACAGCCAGATGTGGGTAATTAACAAGGCACAGACTTTACACTGGAATGCACATGTGCTTGCCAAAGAAGAGCAGAGGGGTTTCTTCTCTGCTTTTGAGAAAGCACACAAAGGGCATTCCTGCTGCTCTGATGACAAGACTTCTTGCCACAGCTTGAACTCCTCATCAGTGTTGGTATGTTAACATAAAAATATCCTCCCTTCGATGtgtattagttactgttctagtgttgtgaagagacaccatgtcatGGCAACTTATAAGAGGGAGCATTTAGTCGGGGGCTTGTTTACactttcagagggttagttcttGCTCATCATGGCAGGATGCATGGCAGCCGGCATGCTGgttggtgctggagcagtagctgagaattcACATCTAATCCACAGATAGAGGGTGGCAGGGGAGGATCGAGATTCGGTCTgattgagcttctgaaacctcaaaacccacccccagtgacacacctctcaCCCAACAAAGCCGCATCTCCTAATCCATCCCTAAgagtgccaccaactggagaccaagcattcagacaTGAGCTGGACCACATGGTCCCTGCACCTGCCTCCAGCTGGACCACATGGTCCCTGCACCTACCTCCAAACACATGCACATTCTCCTTTAGCACCGTTGTCATCTGGAGCTCCTGAATCTTTGAGCAATGGCCTTTGGGCAAGAGAACAATAATGTCCACATTCTTGGATCCTTGAACACTCTCAATGGCAGCACTTCCTGTGTCTCCAGAAGTTCCTAGAAAGGAGACGTCTCCATTTAGAACAAGGAAATAAGGAATAAAATGACCTTACACTATTGGTGCTCAATACAGCAACATTGGCTTTCAAATGCTTGAAAGATCAACTACTTGAAAGACCGGTGCTGAGTACTTAGCCCAGGGTCGTTGGCTATGCTGATAAAATCAGGACACCAACGAGTATACTGTACACCTAAAAATATCATTCCAGAAGTATCCACAGCCTCCAGCAGGCTGACCAAGGGGTCTGTGATAGTTGATCTTGTCAACTTGATGTTGCTAGGATTGTCATGGAAACACAGCTCTGGACATGTCTATAAAGGCATGAAAAGGGAAGACCTTGGCACCACCCTACGAGCTGTGGTCCcgatcaaaacaaaaccaagaaagcaagctgatcaCTAGGACcaatgctctctgcttcctgcctgtagACAGTGTGACCGGATGCCCCAAGCTCCTGTCACCATATGTTCAGCACCATGGTGACCTGTACTCTCAAACTGAACTGTGAGCAACAaaccttcctttcttaagttgctcttgtcacagcaatgaggaaagtaactaagacagaatctGTGACAGACAAACAGGTCAGAAACCCTCTAAAAAGTgatcctcaaccttcctaacgctgcgactCTTCAATGTAGTTACTCATGTCGTGGTGACttccaactgtaaaattattttcaccgcaacttcataactgtaattttctaccGTTacgaattttaatgtaaatatctgttttctgatagtcttaggcaaccctgtgaaagggtcgtttggccccacccccaaagcggttgcaacccacaggttgagaactgctgctctagaaAAACTGATAGCATAAGCCTTGAAAGATCCAATCAAGGATATAGTGTGCACTGGTGCCCTCCAGCCGGAGTGCTAAAGAACCCCGCTCCCTCCCAACACCCACCCACAACAATGGTGacatgcttcttcctcttctccaggaAGTACTGCAGGAACTGTGCTGTGCAGGACAGGGACAGGTCCTTAAAGGCATATGTGACCCCATGCCACAACTCCAGTATGTTCAGCCCGTTCTTCAGCTTGCATAGATGGACCACATCTCTGTGGCGGAATCTGCTGAAGGCTTGGTCAATCAGCTCTGTGAGGGTAGAGGTTGGACAGAAGGTGGAGGTATTAGCTCTGCCTCTTTAATCTTTAATGTTTATCTCCCATTGTCAACTATAAAAGCCCAGAAAATCTGCTCTTAAACAATACACTTAGGAACAGCATTGTATAGGTCTAGAAAAATCGGGAGGACGTGTATTAAACTGCTCATACATTCCTCTTTAGGGCTCCCCAGATACCAGAACTGGCTCTAGAACATGCCTAGTTTTCATTGTGTATACTTCTTTATTGAGtcgttttaattttatttaccctgtgtgaatgagtgttttgcctgcttgtatgtatgtgcaccatatgtgcacagagcctgcagaggccagcagagagagccagatcacctgaagctagagttacagatggttatggtctgccatgtggatgctgggaattgaatccagtcctctggaagggcagtcagtgctcttagccactgggcCACCTCTCCTGTCCTTATAAGCATGAATTTCAATAGAAGATCAAGTCATAGAACAAATTCAACCTCCTAATTTTCTTCCCTGAAAATGAAAGTTTCAAAAGCCAGTGCCATTGCCAGtgaaatctgtctgtctctgtccgtctctctgtctctgtctctgtctctgtcactctctctttctctccctctctccttccctccctccctccctccctccctccctccctccctccctctttcctttcctccctctcttatgcttgtagatcaagatgtaagctctcagctactgctccataGCCTGCAGCCATGGACTTTAACCCTCCAAatctgtaagccccaaataaactttttttcctcataagttgccttgatcatgaagCCTTATTACagcatagaaaagtaactaagacacacccaAAACTATTGAACCAGAGTCTGCTTTTAACTTGAGATCCTCCAGGGAAATTCATTGTGAATGACAGTGAACACTCAACAGGACACTCAACAAGACAAGGTAATAATCTAAGTGTCTTGATGACTGAGGGAGACATTCATCAACACCCAAGCTTTTGGGGTGACTGAAAAATCCTTagtcttgatttaaaaaaaaaattatcaaatttcAGTAGGTCATTTTGTCCATCTCACTGGAGGAAGAATAGAGGAACTGAAGATTCTACTTCTGAAATTCTAGAATCAGGAAATATCTTACAAGATTTGAAAAAGGCAACTAGGAATTTTCTTGGGGCTGGGTAATGAATTTACAACTCAGGGAGGGAGTGTGTGGTCCtgagttggggttgggggaggggtcctCACCATTTAAGTCGTGTCTTGGAataagctccaggccaatgaagAGGGCACACAGCTCCTTCACCAGGCTACGATAGGACAGTGTGCTCCAGTGACGCAGGGTCTCTTTGTCTACCTTAGGGAGCTCCTCTGGCATATAGAGGCCCCCATCTGGTGCATAACCAGAGAAGAGGGCCCCCTCAAAGTTGACCCGTGGGGCCATTCCCCGGGTGCTAGTGTACCACATGGTCCTGGAGGCCTGCAAAGAGAGAGTCTTCAAGCTCCCAGCACCCAACAGGAAGAAGCTAAGTATACAGAGTCCTCTGACCTATCCTCTGAGCCAGCACTCACTGGGATATGTATCTCAGACACGGTGATGGCAGCCCTAACCTGAGTCTCAACTCAGCTTTGCTAAGTCTTGTGTAAATTGTAATCCTTCTGGTCAAAACAGACAATTCTGCTGAGTGCACTACCTTGAGGTGTGGGTATTGGAGTACGCTGGGGAAAGAGAAACACAGTCCTCACCAGTAACAAAACTTTGGAATGGAGAAAGATCATATCAATGACAGGTAGAGCTGCCATTTTGACAGGCTTCTTGGTAAAGAAAAGATCTGAACACCTGATTGGCAAGTGCtagtgtgggtgtggggggaggggaacattTATTCACCATTGGTGGGAATGCAAAGTGGTTTAGCCACTATAGAAATCGGTGTGGAGAGTCTTCGAAAAGCTAGACATGGATCTATCATATATGATCTAAATATTCTACTCCCGGCCACGTTCCCAAAGGACTctatatcctactacaaagatacttgctcatcCATGATCATAGCTGTTCTACTTACAGTAGCCAGGAAATGAAGAcctagatgaatggatggatgccTGGGAGTCAGCTTTCTTCAGGGATACAGGCTCTCGAAGGCTACACATGCTCCAGTAGATGATCCCACACTCATATACTAAGTGATCTCTATGGGggttcttggtttgtttgtttttaagcaagagaccacatgaagctggGAGGGGAACAGTGGGGAGGTCCAGAGGGGAAGGAATAGGGCCAAAATAcgttatatacatgtatgaattttttgtttgtttgtttttcaagacagggtttctctgtgtagcactggctgtcctggaactcactctatagaccaggctggcctcaaactcagaaatctgcctgcctctgcctctgcctcccaagtgctgggattaaaggcatgtgccaccactgcctggttatgaattatttttttaaaactgcaaGATCACGTCCCAGGAAACCCCTTAGTCTTATACACATGATGGTTGGGCATTATCACCAATAACCATTACCCTATCTTGCAGCCTAGGTCAGAAGGCTAGCAGTAGAGCTTACATACTGTCTTTGAAACTCTCTAGCCATGGCTAATTGGCTCTGGCTACCTGGCGTGGATTCGGGGCTCTATGATCATTTGAATGAGACAGAGATTACAGCAGAGTCTATGGTTCCTTCCCATCGTTAACCCTGTCAACTTGACTACCATAACTCCCAATACCACCTAGGCACTTCTGCAGCCTGCCCATAAGAAGGGCAAACCTGAATACCTACAGGAATCCTagttcccctttccttcccttggcCTCTCCCTGACCCTGGAGATGGCGCCCAGGCCTATACCAGGCAattgctctgccactgagctccAACTGCCCTGAAACTGCCGTTTCTTCCTCCAGGTCTCTGACACTTGTGGGTCCACAGTGAGGGCTACATGAGCTACCACTCACCACTCTGCTGCCTACAAAGGCACGTGCATTCAGTTTAGAGGCAAGGTCGGGCTAAATAACCAACCAGGCAGGTCCCACCTTTTGACATTGCAACATGACTTTGCCATCTACAAAGTTCAGGCCTCAGAATGGAGCCATCAAATGACATCACATCatgttttaaatttacaattttgtTTCGGGCCTCCTCAGCCACATGCATTAGACATGCCTGAAACCAAGAATATTATTAAATAGACCTGGGGTGGATAATGTAACGCTGGGTCAATGGGTATAAACAGAAGTGACGTCAGGAATCTGGGATATTCGGTCAGCCCACACAGGAGTCCGTGACAAAGGACAAAATCAAGGCAACCCCAAAAGCCCAATGCAGTGATACGGAACGTAGGCACCAGCgtctcagaaggcagaagcagggtcAGGAAGTCAAAGGCTTAGCAATGCCTTCAGTAACAACAGGGAATTCTGGAATGCTGTGGGCAGTGTTGGCGTCTATGCAAACTGCTCTGAAATCCTTGCTGCATAACGTTTCCAGACCTGACAAAAGGAAATCCTGCTAGTGACGTCTACTAATCAAACTGCTGCAGGTGCCAGgacaaggcagaagcaggtagagctCAAAGGAGCATTTTTCCAAAGGCCCGTCCTCGGTGGAATGGACCATATGATACCCGGGCACGGAGGTGGGATTCTGCAACCCAAGAAAGACATGACCAAGGAACGGAGACAAGAACTTGGCTTGAATTCTGCATGTGCCAGAATAAGAAGATGGCGTGGTTAGCAAACAGGCCCAAGCTTCTCACAGGATTAAGGGCTGTCTCGGTTCTGAAAGATCACTTCAAGGGTCCGTGTTCCCGATCTAACAGAAGAAAGCTACAAGAAACACAGCTaatggttcttttgttttttaaagactgcTACCCCCGAGGGCTCTGGACTCAGATCTCCGCTGTACATTACTGTGATAATTACTTTTTGGAACTTCTCTGGATTTTATTCCAGAGCGGAAACAGGGCAATAACCATGataaataataatgacaacagTAATATCCGTCTTTGGGGTGGGATTCGGCGTGGCGGTGGGCGGGGATGGGGAGGCATGGAGGCTCGCCTCTAGTTGCAGATAACTACTCTGATTGGAGTTTAAGGCAAggcctgggagggagggaggtgtacACCCGCTGGCGAGCTCGCAGCCCCACCCTCTGAACACAGCACACTGTCCTGAGTTTCGGGGGTTCTTCCCACACTGCCGAACCCTGGCTGCCGGTGGAAAACAAGATAAATCCTGCACCCGTGCGGGCTGCTGGGACTGCTGCCCTCCTAAGGCCCCAGTTGGCTTTAAAACGGTGGCCCGGAAGCCAAGCTGAGCTATGGGACTAGGACAGCAGCCAGGAGTCAGACACGTCACCGCGGAGAGCGCGGGGTGGGGGGCACCCAGCGGGGGCCTGCATGAGGTTACCGTAGGGGCGCGGAGCTGCCTGGCGACCCGAGTCCAGTGGGCGACGTGCACTGTCTGACTTCCTAGggccagaggttctgagtttaatgCCAAAGCTGGGGAGGAGCTCCTACAGAGGGCGGAGAAGGGggtgtggaggagaggaggggtagGAGACAGAGCTTGGAAGACAGGAGTAGGGAGttgtgggtgggggagcaggaCGACACGCACGAGGGACACGGGGAACACAGAAACACTAGCCTTTGTACTCATTGCATGCCTTCCAGGCCCTGGATTCTCTTTTAGACTCATCTCCGCTAAGACTCAATAGAATAAAAGCTGGtgacattttattctgtttttgtctGCTTGCCTATTGAGAGATCcatttctatgtagctctggccatTCAGGAGATTCTatgtagaccagtttggccttgaactcacagagatttgcctgtctttgCACACCCCATACCCAACTCCTCcgtcaagtgctgggattaaaagctttgttttgtttttagatgagAAACCAGAGGGCAATGTGGGAAGAAGGACTCAGCCCTTCCACCCTTCCATCCTTTGGCTTCCAAGATTTTGGTCCACATAGATTTGAGAGCCTGTGCTAAAATCCACCAGATGGGTGGTGCATCatttagcaaaaacaaacaaacaaacaaaaaaacaaaccttaaaagAATAATACTATTTATGAAGCATAAGTCTAGTCTAGGGCCAAatctgactcagtttcccctccccttccttttctctgtatCCTCCACTCCTTCATGGAACCTGattatgtagcaaaggatgataTTGAAGTCCtgatcttctgtcttcatctcctaagtgctgagatcacagactTATGTCACCAACGGCttatgctgggaatcgaaccagaACTTTGTGTGTGCTCGGccagcactttaccagctgagttgCATTCCCAGCGCCTAATTTATTtttcagggaggaaaaaaagcaagaacTTGGGGAAATTTTTCTCCAAACATGCCCCAGTGTCCCTGGATTTACATTCACGCTCCTGGATAAGCATGGGTTTGAAGATGGACCAGACAGGTACAGTCTAAGATTTAATCTTGGCCCTGGCCTTGTCCTGGTCTTTGCCTGTCTCTTTCCTCCTCAGGAGGCCTCTGCTTATTCAAGTTGCCTACTGTCTAATCCTTCCCTACACCCGCCATTCACTAGTCAACCGTCCTTGAAGCTGCCACTGAGCAgccagctctgagtctcctgagtAGGAGGCACTGACAGCCTGTCCCTGCTCAGGGTATGGGATAGGTCTTCTGACCACAAAACGGGGCCAGAGGCTTGCCATAAAATTGACAGAGGTCAGAGGCACCAACCATTGAGGGGTGTAGGTCAGTCAGGGACCTCCTTGTGTTTCTGTGCTTTCCATGAGGTGCATTCAGAAGCCAGGAAAACTGGGACTCACAAAATGCCACAAAAGTCAGCAGTGTTTGTTACAGTGTTCCCAAAGAAATCTTCATGAGCATCCAAGGACAGCCTCAACATCCACGGGGCTCTCCCATCGAGCTCTGGGCTTGGCTCAGTGGGGACTACAAGACAGCACCATCCTGGGGCCCAGAGGGCAGCCCAAAGTTCTCCTGTGAACTGTACTTTGACTCCTCACCAAGGAGAGGAGCTAATGGTTGGAGACAACTGAGTTAATCATTAGGAGTTATGGCCTGGGGCATTCAAGACAGGACGTCCAGGAAGAAGGCTGGACTTTGGGAGCAGGCTGCACATAAACTGTGGTGTTCAT includes:
- the Thnsl2 gene encoding threonine synthase-like 2 isoform X2, yielding MWYTSTRGMAPRVNFEGALFSGYAPDGGLYMPEELPKVDKETLRHWSTLSYRSLVKELCALFIGLELIPRHDLNELIDQAFSRFRHRDVVHLCKLKNGLNILELWHGVTYAFKDLSLSCTAQFLQYFLEKRKKHVTIVVGTSGDTGSAAIESVQGSKNVDIIVLLPKGHCSKIQELQMTTVLKENVHVFGVEGNSDELDEPIKAVFADVAFVQRHNLMSLNSINWSRVLVQMAHYFFAYFQCTPSVDVHPLPTVEVVVPTGAGGNLAAGCIAQKMGLPICLAVAVNRNNIIHRTVQKGDFSLCEAVKTTLASAMDIQVPYNMERIFWLLSGSDSQTTRALMEQFERTQSLHLPKDLHSKLSEAVTSESVSDEAITQTMARCWEENQYLLCPHSATAVNYHYQQTDSGQSSIPRCCLAPASAVKFPEAVQAAGLTPETPTEILALEHKETRCIPMRRGEDWTQMLRDTIEGLSQRWKGCVVNPSE
- the Thnsl2 gene encoding threonine synthase-like 2 isoform X1; this translates as MWYTSTRGMAPRVNFEGALFSGYAPDGGLYMPEELPKVDKETLRHWSTLSYRSLVKELCALFIGLELIPRHDLNELIDQAFSRFRHRDVVHLCKLKNGLNILELWHGVTYAFKDLSLSCTAQFLQYFLEKRKKHVTIVVGTSGDTGSAAIESVQGSKNVDIIVLLPKGHCSKIQELQMTTVLKENVHVFGVEGNSDELDEPIKAVFADVAFVQRHNLMSLNSINWSRVLVQMAHYFFAYFQCTPSVDVHPLPTVEVVVPTGAGGNLAAGCIAQKMGLPICLAVAVNRNNIIHRTVQKGDFSLCEAVKTTLASAMDIQVPYNMERIFWLLSGSDSQTTRALMEQFERTQSLHLPKDLHSKLSEAVTSESVSDEAITQTMARCWEENQYLLCPHSATAVNYHYQQTDSGQSSSIPRCCLAPASAVKFPEAVQAAGLTPETPTEILALEHKETRCIPMRRGEDWTQMLRDTIEGLSQRWKGCVVNPSE